A genomic region of Raphanus sativus cultivar WK10039 chromosome 6, ASM80110v3, whole genome shotgun sequence contains the following coding sequences:
- the LOC108813674 gene encoding uncharacterized protein LOC108813674, with translation MAKSKHNKKPPLLRCSPFSLVSTLVGCVFTIHLISLYSRNYSVDLEVSSRLLTHHPIVRELERVEEENIHMPPPRKRSARAIKRKPKRPTTLVEEFLDENSQIRHLFFPDTRSAFGPTRDGNDTLLHNFFPGKIWLDTEGNPIQAHGGGILFDEISNSYYWYGEYKDGPTYLSYKNGPARVDIIGVGCYSSKDLWTWKNEGVVLAAEETDETHDLHKSNVLERPKVIYNSGTGKYVMWMHIDDANYTKASVGVAISDAPTGPFDYLYSKSPHGFDSRDMTIFKDDDNTAYLIYSSEDNSVLHIGPLTEDYLDVKPVMKRIMVGQHREAPAVFKHQNTYYMVTSGCTGWAPNEALAHAAESVMGPWETLGNPCVGGNKVFRMTTFFSQSTYVIPLPGVPGAFIFMADRWNPADLRDSRYLWLPLIVGGPADRPLEFTFGFPMWSRVSVYWHRQWRLPLGGGRMIA, from the exons ATGGCAAAGAGCAAACACAACAAGAAGCCACCGTTACTACGTTGCTCACCGTTTTCGTTAGTGTCAACACTCGTGGGATGTGTTTTCACGATTCATCTCATCAGTTTATACAGCAGAAACTACAGCGTAGATCTCGAAGTCTCTTCTCGGTTACTAACCCACCATCCCATCGTCCGCGAGCTAGAACGAGTCGAAGAAGAGAACATTCACATGCCACCTCCTAGGAAGCGTTCTGCACGAGCCATCAAACGCAAACCCAAAAGACCAACCACTTTAGTCGAAGAGTTTCTCGACGAGAACTCGCAGATCCGCCATCTTTTCTTTCCGGACACGAGATCAGCTTTTGGTCCGACCAGAGATGGTAACGACACATTGCTGCACAACTTCTTCCCTGGGAAGATTTGGTTGGACACGGAAGGGAATCCGATTCAAGCACACGGTGGTGGCATTTTGTTTGATGAAATCTCCAATAGTTACTATTGGTATGGTGAATATAAAGATGGACCAACGTATCTCTCTTACAAGAACGGACCCGCTCGA GTTGATATAATAGGTGTTGGATGCTACTCGTCGAAAGACTTATGGACATGGAAGAATGAAGGTGTTGTATTAGCAGCCGAAGAGACGGACGAGACACATGACTTACACAAATCCAACGTCCTCGAGCGTCCCAAAGTGATATACAACTCGGGAACAGGGAAGTACGTGATGTGGATGCATATAGACGATGCAAACTACACGAAAGCTTCCGTCGGTGTAGCCATAAGCGACGCACCAACGGGTCCGTTCGATTACTTATACAGCAAATCACCGCACGGGTTCGACAGCAGAGACATGACCATCTTCAAAGACGACGATAACACGGCCTACTTGATATACTCGTCAGAGGACAACAGCGTGCTCCACATCGGTCCCTTGACCGAGGATTACCTCGACGTGAAACCGGTTATGAAGAGGATCATGGTGGGACAACACAGAGAAGCGCCGGCTGTTTTCAAACACCAGAACACTTACTACATGGTCACGTCTGGCTGTACGGGTTGGGCGCCAAACGAAGCGTTGGCTCATGCAGCAGAGTCGGTGATGGGACCGTGGGAGACGTTGGGGAACCCTTGTGTTGGTGGGAACAAGGTTTTTCGGATGACGACATTTTTCTCGCAGAGCACGTATGTGATACCGTTGCCTGGTGTTCCCGGTGCGTTTATATTTATGGCGGATAGGTGGAACCCGGCGGATTTGAGAGATTCGAGGTATCTGTGGTTGCCGTTGATAGTTGGTGGTCCGGCTGATAGGCCGTTGGAGTTTACTTTTGGGTTTCCGATGTGGTCGAGAGTTTCTGTGTATTGGCATAGACAATGGCGGTTGCCTTTAGGAGGAGGGAGGATGATTGCTTAG
- the LOC108810464 gene encoding protein CYSTEINE-RICH TRANSMEMBRANE MODULE 10-like produces MSQDQLHPVGTPPPQGYPPASYPPPSQGYGQPYLAQGYPPPQYPQGPPPQYPPPHNSQATEKKKKKKKKKKKEKDSGLLEECLGMLCCCFE; encoded by the exons ATGTCTCAAGATCAACTACATCCCGTTGGTACTCCTCCTCCTCAAG GGTATCCTCCGGCAAGTTATCCTCCACCATCGCAGGGATATGGTCAGCCATATCTTGCACAAGGGTATCCTCCGCCGCAATATCCTCAAGGTCCTCCGCCCCAGTATCCGCCACCACATAATAGCCAGGCTAcggaaaagaagaaaaagaagaagaagaagaagaaaaaagaaaaagattcagGACTTTTGGAAGAATG TCTGGGTATGCTTTGCTGTTGCTTTGAATGA
- the LOC108809149 gene encoding LOB domain-containing protein 38 codes for MSCNGCRVLRKGCSESCILRPCIQWIEPAEAQGHATVFVAKFFGRAGLMSFISSVPESQRPALFQSLLYEACGRTVNPVNGAVGLLWTGNWNICQAAVETVLRGGSLRPIPELLTRDGGFGGFPSPTSDEASEICTEMLNDSGDGNIYHHCRFSSSRSRPTVTPPKRKRLGTEQHQQQQRPCSELDLSLLSIFPIKTRQLKEETARPETPSMYSGESVTTTPFTDNIAGERFARGGETTKLLNLFA; via the exons ATGAGTTGCAATGGTTGTCGCGTGCTTCGAAAAGGTTGTAGCGAGAGTTGCATCCTCCGTCCTTGTATCCAATGGATCGAACCTGCCGAAGCTCAAGGCCACGCCACCGTATTCGTCGCTAAATTCTTCGGCCGTGCCGGTTTAATGTCATTTATCTCCTCCGTACCGGAATCTCAGCGTCCCG CTCTGTTCCAGTCCTTGCTCTACGAAGCTTGTGGGAGAACTGTGAATCCGGTGAACGGTGCCGTGGGGTTGTTGTGGACGGGGAACTGGAATATCTGTCAAGCGGCGGTTGAGACGGTTCTTCGCGGCGGTTCTTTGAGACCCATCCCGGAGCTTCTTACACGCGACGGCGGGTTCGGTGGGTTCCCTTCTCCAACTTCCGACGAAGCATCGGAGATCTGCACGGAGATGTTGAATGATTCCGGTGACGGGAATATCTACCACCACTGCCGATTCTCGAGCTCAAGGTCCAGACCTACGGTTACTCCGCCTAAGCGGAAACGATTAGGGACAGAACAGCACCAACAGCAACAACGACCGTGTTCGGAGCTAgatctctctctactctctatTTTTCCGATCAAAACGAGACAGCTTAAGGAGGAAACGGCTCGACCCGAAACACCGTCTATGTACTCAGGGGAATCCGTTACAACGACGCCGTTTACGGACAACATCGCCGGTGAAAGGTTCGCACGCGGAGGAGAAACGACAAAGTTGCTCAACCTTTTTGCTTGA
- the LOC108806834 gene encoding 60S ribosomal protein L26-1 has translation MKYNPRVTSSRRKNRKAHFTASSSERRVIMSSPLSTDLRAKYNVRSMPIRKDDEVQIVRGTYKGREGKVVQVYRRKWVIHIERITREKVNGTTVNVGVQPSKVVITKLRLDKDRKSLLERKAKGRAAADKDKGTKFTAEDVMQNVD, from the coding sequence ATGAAGTACAACCCAAGAGTTACCTCCTCTCGCAGGAAGAACCGCAAGGCTCATTTCACAGCCTCATCGAGCGAGAGGCGCGTCATCATGAGCTCACCTCTCTCCACCGACCTCCGCGCGAAGTACAACGTCAGATCCATGCCCATCCGCAAGGACGACGAGGTTCAGATCGTTCGCGGGACCTACAAGGGACGCGAGGGAAAGGTCGTCCAGGTGTACCGTCGCAAGTGGGTGATTCACATCGAGAGGATCACGAGGGAGAAGGTGAACGGAACCACCGTGAACGTCGGCGTGCAGCCGTCGAAAGTGGTGATCACGAAGCTTCGTCTTGATAAGGACAGGAAGTCGTTGCTGGAGAGGAAGGCCAAGGGGCGTGCTGCTGCGGATAAGGACAAGGGGACCAAGTTCACTGCTGAGGATGTTATGCAGAACGTTGATTAA
- the LOC108811703 gene encoding BTB/POZ domain-containing protein At3g49900, protein MKRGINLGFVDTIYEEEEYMDHSSSFSSSSSSISPSPQPRINLSSYSMELESRVLKWSLVNNSKPDVLVHVGGTSFHLHKAPLSSRSGYLKRHLTNVNELTLSPPLNITAETFSLVTALCYGSHLELTPFNVVSLRVAAELLLMTGAGRNDVRDNLRNLTESYLRRVVFVNVDYVKIALRSCLALLPESETTAFLVGRCVEALTEVGDGECVDEFLEQAVILPAGDFVVVSRAVQQRFPRHDLLYRVVDAYVKERDGEITEEEKVQICNSIDCDKLSPPLLIHAVQNPKMPLRFIVRAMLQEQLNTRHSIVTVAATSAGHRNGEITEAERDSSSSSVTLRSLLQRDTAARQNCRLRAAMDSTSSRIRSLEKELEEMKKLISKESGRITDSARSASFHCVHSSSNVNKMQRGSVSSLSTTFRRGGSSPPPPPRDRRERSLGKRLIKGLKNAFSSSSSKQEGKKDANTIEEIYDGLEDFVISEELQSHYIKSK, encoded by the exons atGAAGCGAGGAATAAATTTAGGGTTTGTAGATACGATctacgaagaagaagagtacATGGATCACTCctcttccttctcttcttcttcgtcatcTATATCTCCTTCTCCTCAACCACGTATCAATCTCTCTTCTTATTCAATGGAGCTTGAATCTAGAGTCCTTAAATG GTCGTTGGTTAATAATTCTAAACCTGATGTGTTGGTACATGTGGGAGGCACAAGCTTCCATCTTCATAAG GCTCCTCTGTCATCAAGGAGTGGCTATTTAAAACGCCACCTAACGAACGTTAACGAATTAACTCTCTCACCGCCGTTAAACATAACGGCTGAAACGTTCTCGTTAGTAACCGCTCTCTGCTACGGCTCTCACCTCGAACTAACGCCGTTCAACGTCGTTTCGCTGAGAGTCGCCGCCGAGCTTCTTCTGATGACGGGAGCCGGAAGAAACGACGTTAGAGATAACCTGCGAAACTTAACGGAGTCTTATCTCCGACGAGTCGTCTTCGTCAACGTCGACTACGTCAAGATCGCTCTACGTTCGTGCCTCGCCTTGCTTCCGGAATCGGAAACGACGGCGTTTCTAGTCGGTAGATGCGTCGAAGCTCTGACGGAAGTCGGAGATGGAGAGTGCGTCGACGAGTTTCTCGAGCAAGCCGTTATACTTCCCGCCGGAGATTTCGTCGTCGTTTCCCGCGCCGTGCAGCAACGGTTCCCGCGCCACGATTTGCTTTACAGAGTCGTCGATGCTTACGTGAAG GAGCGTGACGGAGAGATAACGGAGGAAGAGAAGGTTCAGATATGCAATTCGATAGACTGCGACAAACTCTCGCCGCCGTTACTCATCCACGCTGTCCAAAACCCGAAAATGCCCCTGAGGTTTATCGTACGCGCGATGCTACAGGAGCAGCTCAACACGCGCCACTCGATCGTAACCGTCGCTGCCACTTCCGCGGGGCATCGAAACGGAGAGATTACCGAGGCGGAGAgagactcctcctcctcctccgtgaCGCTGAGGTCGCTTCTCCAGAGAGACACGGCGGCGAGGCAGAACTGTCGGCTGAGAGCAGCGATGGATTCCACAAGCTCGAGGATCAGGAGCTTGGAGAAAGAGCTCGAGGAGATGAAGAAGCTCATATCGAAAGAATCGGGACGGATCACTGACTCTGCTCGGTCCGCGAGCTTCCACTGCGTTCACAGTTCCAGTAACGTAAACAAGATGCAGAGAGGATCGGTTTCATCGCTCAGCACGACTTTCCGGCGAGGAGGATCatctcctccgccgccgccgcggGACAGACGCGAGAGAAGTCTTGGTAAGAGACTGATAAAAGGACTGAAGAATGctttctcttcttcatcatccaaACAAGAAGGTAAGAAAGATGCAAATACAATAGAGGAGATTTATGATGGATTAGAAGATTTCGTCATCTCTGAAGAACTTCAATCTCACTACATCAAGAGCAAATGA